ACCGGATCGTCGCCAGCCACGAGGTCGAGGACGAACTAGAAGAGATGCGCGATCAGCGCGGAGAGGCCTGAGTCATGGAAGTCGTCATTCTTTTCGGGCTGGTCATCGGCTTCATGCTGATCGGCGTGCCAATTGCCGTGTCGCTCGGCATGTCCTCGGTCATGTTCCTGCTGTGGTATGGGGACACCTCGCTGGCCTCCATAGCGCAGACGCTGATGCAGGCTTTCGTGGGGCATTTCACCCTGCTGGCCATCCCCTTCTTCATTCTGGCCTCCAGTTTCATGTCCACCGGGGGGGTGGCGAAACGGATCATCCGGTTCTCGATCGCCTGCGTGGGGCACCTGCGCGGCGGTCTGGCCATCGCCGGGGTCTTTGCCTGCATGATCTTCGCCGCCCTGTCGGGCTCCAGCCCGGCCACCGTGGTCGCCATCGGCTCCATCGTCATCGGGGCGATGACACAGGCCGGCTATACCAAGGACTTCGCCGCCGGGGTGATCTGCAACGCCGGTACCCTCGGTATCCTGATCCCCCCCTCGATCGTCATGGTGGTCTATGCAACCGCCGTCGATGTGTCGGTCGGGCGGATGTTCCTGGCTGGTGTCATCCCCGGCATCATGGCCGGTGCGATGCTGATGGTCACCATCTACGTCATGGCCCGGATCAAGGGCATGCCCAAGGGTGAATGGCGCGGGGTCGGTGAAATCTGGGCCAGCTTCCGCGAAGCCTTCTGGGGTCTGATGCTGATCGTCATCATCATGGTCGGGATCTATGGTATCCCCGGCGTGACCGGCGCGATCTTTACCCCGACCGAAGCCGCTGCCGTCGCCTCGATCTATGCCTTCATCGCGGCGGTCTTCATCTATCGGGATATGGGGCCGCTGAAGGAAACCGAGGACCGTGCGAAGTCGAGCCTGCTGAAGAAGCCCCAGGCCCTCGTCACCGCACTGTTCCACAAGGACACCCAGGCGACCCTGTTCGAAGCCGGCAAGCTGACCATCACGCTGATGTTCGTGATCGCCAATGCGCTGATCCTGAAACACGTGCTGACCGACGAACAGGTGCCCCAGCATATCGCCAATGCGATGCTGTCGGCAGGCTTCGGGCCGATCCTGTTCCTGATCGTGGTCAACGTGATCCTGCTGATCGGGGGCCAGTTCATGGAGCCCTCGGGCCTGCTGGTGATCGTCGCGCCGCTGGTCTTTCCCATCGCCATCGAACTGGGGATCGACCCGATCCACCTTGGCATCATCATGGTGGTGAACATGGAAATCGGGATGATCACGCCGCCGGTGGGTCTGAATCTGTTCGTCACCTCCGGCGTCGCCGGGATGCCGATGATGCGGGTTGTCCGCGCGGCCTTGCCGTTCCTGGCCGTGCTTTTCGTCTTCCTGATCATGGTGACCTATATCCCGGCGATCTCGACCCTGCTGCCCAATGCGGTGATGGGCCCGGAGACGGTGGTGAACT
The Pseudooceanicola algae genome window above contains:
- a CDS encoding TRAP transporter large permease, encoding MEVVILFGLVIGFMLIGVPIAVSLGMSSVMFLLWYGDTSLASIAQTLMQAFVGHFTLLAIPFFILASSFMSTGGVAKRIIRFSIACVGHLRGGLAIAGVFACMIFAALSGSSPATVVAIGSIVIGAMTQAGYTKDFAAGVICNAGTLGILIPPSIVMVVYATAVDVSVGRMFLAGVIPGIMAGAMLMVTIYVMARIKGMPKGEWRGVGEIWASFREAFWGLMLIVIIMVGIYGIPGVTGAIFTPTEAAAVASIYAFIAAVFIYRDMGPLKETEDRAKSSLLKKPQALVTALFHKDTQATLFEAGKLTITLMFVIANALILKHVLTDEQVPQHIANAMLSAGFGPILFLIVVNVILLIGGQFMEPSGLLVIVAPLVFPIAIELGIDPIHLGIIMVVNMEIGMITPPVGLNLFVTSGVAGMPMMRVVRAALPFLAVLFVFLIMVTYIPAISTLLPNAVMGPETVVN